Genomic DNA from Niabella ginsenosidivorans:
CCGGAAGGAGCACGCCTGCGTGCAGGCATTTATTACCTGTATTTTGGCATTTACTCGGAGAGGGAGGACCTGGATAAAGAACAACTATATGCCCGCCTGGCACTACAACAGGCGCAGCAGGCAGGTGAAGAAGAGCTCTTGTCTTCTGCCTGGCAGATCAACGGCACAGCTTATCTGGATTGCTATGAAAAAGGAGCACATAAAGATCCGGCGCTTCTGGATTCGGCGCTGTACGCTTTTAAAAACTCCGCTACATTCCTGTTACATTCTTCTTACGGGCCAACGAACCGCGATCCGGCTATATTGTCAGCTTTATTTACTGCGCAGGTATATATGGATCATTTTCCGCCATCAAAAGATACTGTTGTAAAATATGTAAATCTTGCCCTGGCAAATATTACCGATACATTAAGAGAGAAACGCATGCTCATCAACTGCTATACAATGCTGAGCAAATATGCACTGCAGGAGGGAAAACGGGCACAGGCAGAACAGATGCTCCTGCGGGCACAGGCCTCTTTTAATGCTATGGACCCCCCGGATTATTATGTGGCTGAGCAACTATATGAAGGATTGGCGATACTGGCAGAACAAAAGGGAGATCCGGTAAAGGCGCTTGCTTATTATAAACAATACCTGTCCTATTATAAAAAGGAGTTTGATACCCGGCGGATTGAAACAATACACCGTCTGGAAGCGCGTTACCAGGCAGAGAAAAAAGAAAAAGAGATCGTTCTTCTGAAACAACAGGAAGCGTTCCGGCGTAAACAAAATCAGCTGTATCTTGGAATAGCTGCTATAGCAATAGCAGGGCTGAGCTTTCTGTTCCTGGCCTACCATTTCCGTTTGCGCTACTCCCTGCAACGGGAAAAACTGTTACGACAGGAAAAAGAAGAAGCACGCCTGCAGTCCCGCCTGAAGGAAGAAGAGGCAGCACGCCTGCGGCTGGAAAAGCACGAAGCAGAACTGCAATCCCGGCTGCAGCAGGAAGAAGCCGCCCGGCTGCAGGCAGAACAGCAGTTATTGAAAGCACAGCAGGAACAAATGCAAAAAGAATTGCTGGCCGGTGCGTTACAGGTAGAGCATAAGAATGAGCTGCTACAGGGCCTGAAGGAAAAACTGTTGGCACAACCGGGCAGCGAAGCGGCATTGCGCCAGTTGGAAAAGATTGTACATGAAGAAAGCCGTGTGGACGAGGACTTTGAAAAAGTACGCTCGGAATTCAAAGACCTGCACCCGGAATTTTTTAACCGGCTGCAGCAACAGGCAGAACAAAAGCTAACGTCACTTGACCTGAAGTATTGTGCCTATATCTATATGCAGCTTTCCACCAAGCAGATCGCCTCCCTGTTGCATGTAGAGCCCAAAAGCGTACGTATGACCAAATACCGGATCAAACAAAACTGGGACTGGGACGGGAAGAAGGGTTGGAAGAGTTCCTGGGCAGGATACTGTAAAAAAGAAGAAGGCTCTTTGCTGCAACAGAATGAATCATTTAGTACCCAACCTCCTGCTTTCCTAAAATTTGCTTCCTGTGATTGGTACCCCAGCGATGCAGTTCCTTAATTACTTTTTTCAGGGTCTGGGAATATTCGGTTGGCGTATATTCTGTTCTTACAGGAAACCCGTTAATAACCGTTCGGGTTATTAGCTGGTTATCTTCCATGTCTTTTAATTCTTTTGCCAGTACCTTGGTAGTAAGCTTTGGAATGCTGCGCTCTATTTCCCTGAAATGTTTGTTACCGTTCCATATTGAGATCAGTATTAAAATCTTCCATTTTCCGCTAATAACGTCCAGCGTATCTCTTACTGGTATCAGCATGGTCAAGCATTCTTTGTGTTCTTTCTTTTTCATTGCTGTTTTTTCTGATTACCAAAAGGTAACTGATTACAATAAGAAAGCAAAAATAAATAATTTTGCGCTAACAATTTTAATCATAAAAAAACAGCAATATGACTTTACTGGAAAATTTAATGTGGCGCTATGCTACCAAAAAAATGAACGGGCAACCGGTTCCGCAGGAAAAAATTAATTATATACTGGAAGCAGTGCGTTTAGCTCCTTCATCAGCAGGAATACAACCCTACAAAGTTTTTGTAATCAGTAATAAAGAAAAATTAGAACAAATAAAGATCATTGCCAATAATCAGAGCCAGATTGCCGACTGCTCACACTTGCTGGTATTTGCAGCCTGGGATAGTTATTCCTACGATAAGATCGATAAGGTTGCTTCTCTGGTTGTAAGCGAACGCAACCTGCCTGAAAACGCAATGGATGACTTTAAAAAACGCTATTGGAGCGTGTTAGAGCCGTTAGGACAGGAATGGCATAAAAACCATGCGGCCAAACAAGCCTATATCGCATTAGGGATAGCCGTTGCAGCTGCAGCAGAGCAAAGAGTAGATGCTACTCCTATGGAAGGGTTTGACGCAGCTAAGCTGGACATGTTTCTCGGACTTGACCAGTCAGGGTTAAAAAGTGTTGTGATTTTACCACTCGGTTACAGAGACGAGCAAAACGATTGGCTGGTAAACCTGAAAAAAGTACGCACGCCAAAAGAAGAGTTCATTACTGAGTTCAATTAAACAAGGAACAATGAAAAAAGATAAAATCGTTTTCTGGATTACAACAGGGTTATTTTCCTTAATGATGCTGTCCAGCGCATTTATGTACCTGACAGCCTGGAATGGAGGCAACGTTCAGCCACCTGGGTTTTTCCGGGTTATTTCAGGGTTGAACTGGCAATAGCAAAATTTTTAGGCGCGTTGGCCTTGCTGCTTCCATTTGCTCCCAAAGGCTTTAAGCAATTTGCTTACGCTGGTTTTACAATTAGCCTCGTTTCAGCGGTTATTGCTCACGCCTCTTCCGGCAACCCTGCACAAGCAATTGTAACACCTGCTGTTTTTCTGGTAGTACTAATCGTTTCATTTCTCTACTACAATAAATTGCAGTAATCTGGGCTACTTCTTTACTAAAAATAGCTTATACATAAACGAATACTAAAAGCCGGGCTCAAATATTAGCCCGGTTTTTAGTGTTTTAACAGCCCGTAACTATTAATACATCACTGGCCGTTTTTATTTAAGCACACATACCCGACCAACACATAAACAGATCGCGCGTAAGCAGTTTTTAAACCATCAGGTGTTTTTAACTTTTTGCTGCTGATAGAATATCTATTAACCGGAATATCTGCCCGTTCTCCTTGCATTGAAAAACAGCGCAAATTTTATCCCCGGTATTGAATCCGTCCGGTGTATTGCCCGATTTATAGGAACAAACCAATTCCGAGCCAATGCGGTACCAGTACAGAGTGGTATAGCTTCCACCCTTGGTAAATTTTTCTCTTGCTGTGATCACTTCTGTTACAATCCCTTCAATAAGCCATCTCTTATCGGATTGCTTCAATTGCCGCCATTTAAAAATTGCCAGTATCGCGGGGCCTAATATGAACGGGAGGAACATTGATCCGGTCGTGATCAAAGCCGGACCAGGCCCTATAATAGGGGTGATGATGAATAGCATAAAAAGAAATGCCCAGGAAATATAAAACGAGCTGAAAACCATTTCCTGCCCTCCTGCAAAATCTCCTGGTTCTGCTGCTGTTATTTTGTTGCCTGCTGTATTATATTCTGTATAAAAAATATTTAATAAAAGATACTGCTGCTCATCCTGCTTTAGCAATTCCATTTTTACAGGTGTATGCTGCAATGTGGTTATACCAAATAGATTCCTGTATAACGTTCCAAAATATCTTTTATCTCCACCGGGAATAATATTTACATCATAGGTTTGCCCATCAATAATATAATGAAGGCGCCTGTTATCAGGTCTTGCCACTTCAATTGTTCCCTGAACGATCATTTTTTGCCCGGACAAAAGAGCTCTTTTTGCTTTTTTGTTTTTTTGCACAAACCCGATAAACCGGATCATAAAAAAAGCACCGCCACCCAATAATAAGAGCATTATCAAAAAAATAAAATCCAGGGTACTATCCGTAGTTGTTCTATTAGACACTACAACAGCCCATACAGAAAAAACAGCCATTATAATACATAAAATTCCGGCAATAAAAACACTGATGGCTCCGCCACGTATACTGCGCCTCCAATATTTAATTCGTTGAATATCTGCTGGTGTCAGGTTGCTGTAGCTTATCATTTTATTTTTTCATTCTATTCATTAAAGTCAAATGAGGCCGCGGCTGTATTCAGCATCAAAGAAGTATATCCGGATAGATCTCTACTTAACCCTAATATGCTACCACATAAAATGGCAATAATATGTTTTTTATGCCATTTTTAATAAATTAATCTATTACCGGAACAAAGATCCGTTTATCCTTATCTGCCCAGCGATCTATAACAATATTGGCAGCCAACTGGATAAAATGCAGGCTTCTGTTGCCTACCGGTGACAGTTCCCGCTGCCACAGGTACCCTGCCGTCATTCCAATATTCCCGTTGAACTGATACCCGGCTCCTGAATAAACGCGGTTCCTTTTAAACGCATTTTCTTTAGGGCCCAAAAACAACTCATTAAACGCATTTACAAAAAAGGTCTTTGCGATCACTCTCTTCTTATTAACAGGTATTGTTGCGCTTAACCGGTAACGGTATCGCTGGTCATTGGTTCTTTGTGCCGTTTTCAATTGATGGAAAAACCGCTGTTCTGCCCTTAGCCTGTGATCAAAATCTATTCTTGAAACAGCATGACTAAAAGTATATTGCAACCAAAGTCTCAGTTCTTCCTGCGACAGGCTTTTTTGTTTATAGGTAGCATACCGGCCAATTCCGATCAGCGCCTGGCTATTTTCATTAAAGTTATAACCGGTTCCCCCTTTTATTTCGTAATAATCGATGGTCTTGAATTGCTCAATGGACCGTGCCTGCATTTCCATATATGCCATCCATTTGGGAGCGTATTTATAGGTTATCGACGTTGTCAGAAACCCCGAAAGATGCTCAGGGCCCGTTTGTGCATGGCAGAAATCTATAAGAACTAATAAAAATGCTGGCAGCAACAGTCTTCGGATCATGCAGATTCAATAGTTTAAAATAAAAGGTTCAAATTATGTTAGTGCCATTACCAGAAATGCCGGCAGATCGCAAAATTCTATCGGCCCATATATACCATCAGGATCTGTATATCGCTTGGTTTTATACCGGAAATCCTGCTGGCCTGTCCCAGTGTTTGCGGTTTAATACGGTTTAGCTTTTCTTTTGCTTCGTTTCCCAGGGAGCTAAGCTTTGAATAATCAAAGCTTTGGGGAATTGCAAGGTCTTCCATCTCGCTCATCCTGTTTACCAGTTCTTTTTCCTTTTCAATATAGGTTTCATATTTGATATGTATAGATGCCTGCTCCAGCTCCTCTCTTGAATAATTTTTTACCTTTTCCTGCAGATAAGGAACAGCTTCTATTAGTTCCTCTAATTCCACGTCAGGTCTTAACAGGATCTTTTCTGCCCGTTGTTTTTCCTGTATGGGCGAAGAATGGAGATCAGCCAGGAATCCGTTAATTTCATCAGGTTTTAATGCCACTTCTTTCAAAATAGACTTAATACCGGCAATATTTTCATTTTTTTGCCGTACTTTATCCATCCTGTCCTGGGAAGCCAATCCTAATTTATAGCTTATAGGAGTTAAGCGTGCATCTGCATTATCCTGGCGAAGCAGGGTACGGTATTCCGCCCTCGAAGTAAACATCCGGTAGGGTTCCTCAGTTCCTTTATTAATAAGATCATCAATAAGCACCCCAATATAAGCCTCACTACGTTTCAATGTGAACGGCTCCTGTTCATTTACTTTTAAATGAGCATTAATACCAGCCATGATCCCCTGACAGGCAGCTTCCTCATAACCTGTTGTTCCGTTGATCTGACCAGCAAAATATAAATTACATATTATTTTTGTTTCTAATGTGTTTTTGAGCTGAGTAGGAGGAAAATAGTCGTATTCAATAGCATACCCTGGCCTGAATAATTTTACCTGTTCAAACCCGGGTACCATTTTTAAAGCGGCAAACTGAACTTCTTCCGGAAGCGATGTAGAAAATCCGTTTACATAGATCTCAACTGTATTCCAGCCTTCCGGCTCTACAAACAGCTGATGGCGCTCTTTGTCTGCAAAACGGTTAATTTTATCTTCAATGCTCGGACAGTAGCGGGGGCCCACACCATCAATACGGCCGGCATACATCGGGCTCCGGTCGAAACCCGTTTTCAGCATATCATGCACTTTCTGATCAGTGTAAGTGATCCAGCAACAGCGCTGTTGTTCGGGTTTGATCCTGGGGGTGTCGATAAAAGAGAAGCCTATTATCTCAGTATCTCCATCCTGTATCTCCATTTTTGAGTAATCAAGACTTCTGCCATCTACCCTTGGCGGCGTGCCTGTTTTTAACCGGTCACTTTCAAATCCCAGGGAAACCAATTGCTCTGTGATACCCGATGCAGCTTTCTCAGCTACTCTTCCACCGCCAAATTGTTTTTCCCCGATATGTATAATTCCATTCAGAAAAGTCCCATTAGTTAATACTACCGCCTTTCCATGTATTTCATGTCCTAAACCGGTAATTACACCTGCTATCCTATCCTTCTTTACCAACAAACCCTTTACCATATCCTGGTAAAAATCCAGGTTAGGCGTTTGCTCAAGCATTTCCCTCCATTTGGCAGCAAATAGCATCCGGTCGCTTTGTGCACGCGGGCTCCACATGGCCGGGCCCTTTGACCGGTTCAACATGCGGAATTGAATCATAGAAAGGTCGGTAACAATACCTGAATACCCCCCTAACGCATCAATTTCCCGAACGATTTGTCCCTTTGCTATTCCACCCATTGCCGGATTACAGCTCATTTGAGCAATTGTCTGCATGTTCATGGTAACCAGCAGCGTTCTTGAGCCCATATTAGCAGCAGCAGCAGCAGCTTCACAGCCTGCATGCCCTGCCCCGACAACTATTACATCATATTCCGGAAACATAATTTACAAAGTTACACCATTCTACTATTTATAAGAATTTATGCAACAGATACAAAAAAGCGAATCAATAAAAAGAGATGTTTCACGTGGAACGGTCGTAAAATTCCCGGTAAAGTATTCTGATAACTTATGCAACAACTCTGTTTTATTGATTCCTTAGGGATTACCCTGAAGATGTCATCCCGTACCTGTTCCGTCGCATCATGTAATCTGGCATTGGCAGCAATCATAAAAAGCATTTCATTTAAGCTCATTAAAACGACAAAGTTCTGTCAAGGCTGAGCTTGATATACTACTTATAATGCAATCTAAAGGTTTAAACGGTCTTAAATAAGCAATCTCCATAATACTGAAAGCTTTTTAAGTTCTTCTCCTTCTGAAGTACAAATATTGTTTCACGTGGAACAGAATACCCGTTTTAAATTGACAATAATTTTGGTTGTCCACGCAGCCGTACCTACCAAGTCTTATATAGATGTATGTGATTAATACTCATTATAAATTAGGAGCCTTTGCTCTCTTAACAGCATTAATATAGATATGGCAATTCAAAGGTTCATTTAATGGAAAACAATAATTTAATCTTTTATTTTACCTGAGCCAATAAAATAAAAACCTGGCTATTAAGGGTTAATCACTCAATAAAACTCAACCGGTTAAAGCCTCTGGTTAACAGTCAGAGGCCCGCAAACTCAAGTGCAGTTAGATTTGAGTGTTCCCCTAATTGTTTCACGTGGAACAAATGGTTATCGAAAGTACTTTAATAAACATTCATCTTCTTTTTTACGCATAATTGCCTGCTCCTCTTCGGATTTATCATTATATCCGCACAAATGCAATACGCCATGAAAAATAACCCGGTGCAATTCCCTTAAAAAAGGTTCGCCAAGAAATTGCGCATTAGAACGTACAGTATCTACACCAATGAAAATTTCTCCGACCATTGCATCTGTAGATCTTTCCCGTAAGTCAAACGTTATAATATCAGTATAATAATTATGGTTGAGATACTGCTGGTTAATGGCCAGAATTTCTTCATCAGTACAAAATGTATAATGCAAAAGGTCCAAAGGCTGTTCATTCTCTTTAAACAGAGAAATAATAAAAGCTTTAAGCCTTTTCCTTTCAGAAAGAGCGACATTGCCGTTAAAAGAAAACTGGACCACCGGAGCGTTTTTAAGTATCATAATTTTCAAAATTCGTAAATAAAAGACAACCTACAATAGTTAGATTTGCAAGATGGAACAAGAAAAAGACCTGCTTTTGTCTGAATTAAAACCTGGCCAGCGTGCCCGGATACAGAAGTTTACAACAGAAGATATTTTCCTGAAACTGATGGAAATGGGATGTTTACCAGGGGAAGAGATAGAAGTTATAAAGATTGCTCCACTCCATGACCCTATTTCTATATCTGTAGCAGGATATACCTTAAGTTTAAGACTTGATGAAGCTCGTTTTATTGTAGTGGATACCATAAATTAACTGTGAATGAAAATCGGATTATTTTTTGGCTCCTTTAACCCTGTACATCATGGGCATTTAATTATTGCAAGTCATATACTGAATGAAGGGTTTACAGAAAAAATATGGTTTATTGTATCTCCTCAAAACCCTTTAAAGGAGTCTGCCTCACTTTTAAATGAAAATCAACGCCTCCACCTAATAAAGCTGGCTATAGAAGATGATCTTCGCATGCAGGCTTCTGATATTGAATTTCACCTGCCCAGACCTTCTTATACAGCTGTTACCTTAGCACATCTGTCAGAAAAGTACCCACAACATGAATTCTCAGTAATATTAGGCGGAGATAGCTTTCAAAATATAGAAAAATGGAAAAATTATAAATATATAATAGAAAATTATAATATATTAATATATAATCGTCCAGGCTTTATAATCAATTTAGAAATAGCTGATCGTATTACAATACTGGACGCGCCTTTACTGGAGATATCCGCAACCCTGATCAGGAACCTTATCCGTAATAAAAAATCCATCCGTTACCTGATGCCCGAAAATGTAGTAGAAGAAATTGAAAGATCAGGTTATTACAGAAAATAACCTAATGCCAGGCAGGACAAAACCAAAACAGGAGCGGGAAGTTTCGTAAATATCAAAACGATAGCTGTACCTGCCACTACCAGCAGATTAGCACCATTAAAACCCTGAAAGTTAAACAAGGAAAGATCTTTCATAATGTATAAAGTAGATCCAATCATAATACCCATCACTACTGCATTAATGCCTTCAAGCGACCGGTAAATACCCGAATATTTTTTCAGCATATTCCAGATCGGGAAGAAAAACAATACAAGCAGAGCGCTTGGCAAAAAAATACCAATCATTGCAATAATGATCCCCGCCACCTGCCAGTAATTTCCCATATTCTTTAACGCCAGCCCACCCGTGTAAGAAGCAATTGAAAACACCGGGCCTGGCATTGCACGTACCAATCCTATACCCGTAAGCATTTCTTTTTTATCAATGCGAATAACATTGGGGTTCTTTTCTTTTACTTCATCCGGCCTTACACTATATTGTTCATAAAGAATGGGCATCAGTACGTTGCCTCCTCCAAAAACCAGGCTGCCCATGCGGTAAGTATTCTCAAATAAGTTAACGGGCTTCCTGTATTCCCAATCATGCTTACGGGCCATTTCACTGAATACTCCCGCAAGAATAAATATAATCCCAAAAAGCCAGATATTCCACCAGCGTATTTTTCCGGGTTTTATTTCCTCCTGGGGAATCCTTTTCTTACTAAGATTGGTTACAAAACCACCTAAAACAATGAGGACAGGCACTACAAAAGGTCTTCCAAAAAATAAAAAGGTAAGGAGTGCCGAAATGATCGCTATAAAAAAAGTGATCCTGTTATTAACAGAATAAGGAAAAGCCGAAACACAGGCATAAATTAAAAAACCTGCGGCCATTGGTACGATGTATTGAAACAACTTCAGCGATTCTCCGCCTTTGTCCAAATAATTTACCAAAAAAGACAAAGCGCCCATGATACTACAGGCGGGTAATATCCATACCAAAAGCGTTAGTATTGCCAGCAATATTCCCCCGCGTTTAAAACCAATCAATGTCAGTGTCTGTGTAGAAGACGCTCCAGGCAGTAACTGGCAAAAAGCATTGTACTCCATCAGTTCCTGCTCAGTAACATAGGGCGTTTGTTTTACAAACGTTTTCATCATCATTGCCAAATGCGCCTGCGGCCCCCCAAAAGCAGTGATGCTGTGGAGAAAAACCAATTTCAAAAAATGCAGGTGCCTTAGTAACATTACAATTGGGTATCAATTAGACAATATGCCTCCACAAAAACCTTTTGATTCCATACAATCAAGATAAACAATTTAAACAATATTTCTAAATAAAACTTAGCGCTTTCAAAGTATAAACCTAAAAAATGCTTTATAAAAATACTGATCCTTATTGGCATAACAGATAAAATATAAGAACCGGGGTATATCCTTTACATCTACTCTGCATTTCCTTCTTTATTTAAAGAAAGCTGAATGAGGAGCATTAAAGACAGGAGATAAAGCGCTTAAAAACTATTCCTGCTGATACTGACCAATAACGATAACGTTGTTAATACCTGCTGCAGTACTTTATCAGGATGGGTTACCTATTATTACTTTGGACGGTTTTGCTTTTAAATTACAAGGTCATGCAAGAGCAGCAGGCAATGAAACCGTACAGTAAACTAACGGATGGGAATAAAAAGCATTTGATGGTATTACTTTAATAAACTATGTACGCTTGTCATAATTTCATCAAATCGATGGTATAAATAGCGGGATGCCTGTTAAATATTTAATCCTCCGCAAACACTGATCGTTTGCCCGGTTATATAAGCGCCCATATCCGATGCAAGGAATAAGGCTGCATTGGCGATATCTTCTCCTTTCGCAAATTTTCCCAAAGGAATATCCTGTAAATATTTAGCTGCACTATCCCCCTCGTGCAGGTAACTCGTCATATCTGTTTCCACAAAGCCCGGTGCTATGGCATTGCACCGGATGTTCCTGCTTCCCAATTCTTTTGCAACGCTTTTTGTAAACCCTATAATACCTGCCTTACTGGCTGCATAGCTTGCCTGGCCTGCATTTCCCATTATGCCGATTACAGAGCTCATATTAATAATACTTCCCGATTTTGCTTTCATCATCGGTTTTATTACCTGCTTGGTCATATAAAACACACTGTTGAGGTTTACCTGTAATACAGATTCCCACTGTTCCGGTGTCATACGCAGTAACAGGTTATCTTTAGAAATACCGGCATTATTTACACAAATATCAATAGTACCAAATTCTTTTAATACAGTATCCGCAAATGCCTCACAAGCTGAAAAATCTCCTGCATTGCTTTGGAAGGCTTTTATCTTAACCCCTTTACCGGCCCATCTTTTCACAATTGCAGCTGCTTTTTCTGCACTGCTATCGCTAACATAAGAAAAAGCAATACTGGCACCTTCTTCTGCAAATTTGTCAACAATAGCTTCTCCAATTCCACGGGCAGCACCGGTAATCACCGCAATTTTATTTTCCAGTAATTTCATAAAACAAAAAAGTAGGTTTCAGAATAGTTGCAAATAACGTCAATTATTTTGGTACTATAAAGTTTTATAATCCGGCAGCCGCGCTAATTTCAAGCATCCTGTCAATTGGTTTTTTTGCTGCGAGGCGTAGCCCTTCATCCATAATAATATCCGGTATTTCATATTTCATGCACAGGTATATTTTTTCAAGGGTATTCCGCTTCATATGCGGACAATCATTACAGGCACAACTGTTATCCGGTGGAGCAGGAATAAATTTCTTATGCGGATTTACTTTTTCCATCTGGTGCAGGATGCCTGTTTCTGTAGCAACGATATATTCCTGTGCGCTATCCTCTTTTGTAAACTTCAATAAACCGGTTGTAGAACCTATATAATCGGATATCCGCAGCAACGGTTCTTCACATTCAGGATGCGCGATCAGTTTTGCATCCGGATGCTGATGTTTAAGCCGGGTAATCTTTTCAAGACTGAAAATTTCATGTACCATACAGGCGCCGTTCCATAGCAACATGTTTCTTCCGGTAACCTTGTTGATATATGCACCTAAATTTTTATCCGGTGCAAAAATTATTTTCTGATCCTTGGGAAAGCTTTCCACAATTATCCTTGCATTGCTGCTGGTAACAATTACATCACTCAATGCTTTTATACCTGCGCTGCAATTGATATAACTCACCACAACATGATCAGGATATTGTTCCCTGAATCTTTGAAATAGCGGAGGCGGGCAGCTATCGCTTAAAGAACAGCCAGCTTTAAAGTCAGGTATCACCACTTTTTTTGTTGGGTTCAGGATCTTGGCCGTTTCTGCCATAAAATGCACACCGGCAAACACGATCATATCTGCATTGGTCTTTTGCGCTTCCTGTGCAAGCCCCAGACTATCCCCGATATAATCCGCAATGTCCTGTATATCCGGCTCCTGGTAGTAATGTGCCAGTATTACCGCATTTTTTTCTTTTTTCAGTTTTTCAATCTCCGCAAACAGGTCTAACTGCGGATCTACCTCCACATCCAAATACCCGTTTTTCTCTAACTCATTTTTTGCTGTTTCCAAAACTCCTGAAATCATGATTGAAAAAATTTTGAGACTGCAATGATACGACCAAACACAAATAGAAAAACAAAACTTTTTTTACCAGCCTTTTTCTTATAATAGTATTTATATTAATTATTTATTTTAAAATAAGCTATTATTATTATGGTTGTGAATTAGTGGATAATTCAGTTATTCACTTTTTTAAAAAAGTTGAACTTTTCATTTACCCACATAAAATTAATAGTTATTCACACAATGAAGTTACGAATTGTATCTGTTATGAAAGGTTATTCACAAAAATGTGAATTGCTTCCTGTTTATAAAAATAAGATACATATTAAATTTACATTATGTTAATATTGATGGTATAAAATTACACCTGTTCACCAAAATTTTAAAAGCAGACTGTTCCAACAAAAATTTAAGCCAGTAATACATTTCACATACACGTTTCACAGCAGGTTATTCACAACAACAGGCTGTTATTCACATCGCTGTGGGGACAAATAATTGTCTGAGTAAAAGTTTTATTCTGATGAAATACTTCACTGTATTGGTCCCGGAAACTGTAAAAAACAAGTATCTTTAACTACCATTTATTTCATTCTAAAAAAAATTTTATGGTAAACAACAAGCACATTGCCACATTTATTTTAGGCGCACTGGCCGGTCTTGCTGCGGGTAAATATGCAAGTATGAGTGATGAGGAAAAAGAAAAGATGATGAGTAACCTGAAAGAAAAGGCGAATCACCTGAAAGAGGAAGCTACAAAGACTGCCGGCCAGGCAAAGGATTATTTTACGGAACTGGCTTCTAAAGGAACAGAAGCGTTGAAAGAACATTTTCCGGAAGCTGAAAAATGGAT
This window encodes:
- the ybeY gene encoding rRNA maturation RNase YbeY codes for the protein MILKNAPVVQFSFNGNVALSERKRLKAFIISLFKENEQPLDLLHYTFCTDEEILAINQQYLNHNYYTDIITFDLRERSTDAMVGEIFIGVDTVRSNAQFLGEPFLRELHRVIFHGVLHLCGYNDKSEEEQAIMRKKEDECLLKYFR
- the mnmG gene encoding tRNA uridine-5-carboxymethylaminomethyl(34) synthesis enzyme MnmG, whose protein sequence is MFPEYDVIVVGAGHAGCEAAAAAANMGSRTLLVTMNMQTIAQMSCNPAMGGIAKGQIVREIDALGGYSGIVTDLSMIQFRMLNRSKGPAMWSPRAQSDRMLFAAKWREMLEQTPNLDFYQDMVKGLLVKKDRIAGVITGLGHEIHGKAVVLTNGTFLNGIIHIGEKQFGGGRVAEKAASGITEQLVSLGFESDRLKTGTPPRVDGRSLDYSKMEIQDGDTEIIGFSFIDTPRIKPEQQRCCWITYTDQKVHDMLKTGFDRSPMYAGRIDGVGPRYCPSIEDKINRFADKERHQLFVEPEGWNTVEIYVNGFSTSLPEEVQFAALKMVPGFEQVKLFRPGYAIEYDYFPPTQLKNTLETKIICNLYFAGQINGTTGYEEAACQGIMAGINAHLKVNEQEPFTLKRSEAYIGVLIDDLINKGTEEPYRMFTSRAEYRTLLRQDNADARLTPISYKLGLASQDRMDKVRQKNENIAGIKSILKEVALKPDEINGFLADLHSSPIQEKQRAEKILLRPDVELEELIEAVPYLQEKVKNYSREELEQASIHIKYETYIEKEKELVNRMSEMEDLAIPQSFDYSKLSSLGNEAKEKLNRIKPQTLGQASRISGIKPSDIQILMVYMGR
- a CDS encoding nitroreductase family protein, producing MTLLENLMWRYATKKMNGQPVPQEKINYILEAVRLAPSSAGIQPYKVFVISNKEKLEQIKIIANNQSQIADCSHLLVFAAWDSYSYDKIDKVASLVVSERNLPENAMDDFKKRYWSVLEPLGQEWHKNHAAKQAYIALGIAVAAAAEQRVDATPMEGFDAAKLDMFLGLDQSGLKSVVILPLGYRDEQNDWLVNLKKVRTPKEEFITEFN
- a CDS encoding winged helix-turn-helix transcriptional regulator — its product is MKKKEHKECLTMLIPVRDTLDVISGKWKILILISIWNGNKHFREIERSIPKLTTKVLAKELKDMEDNQLITRTVINGFPVRTEYTPTEYSQTLKKVIKELHRWGTNHRKQILGKQEVGY
- a CDS encoding DoxX family protein — protein: MEWRQRSATWVFPGYFRVELAIAKFLGALALLLPFAPKGFKQFAYAGFTISLVSAVIAHASSGNPAQAIVTPAVFLVVLIVSFLYYNKLQ
- a CDS encoding DUF2490 domain-containing protein; translated protein: MIRRLLLPAFLLVLIDFCHAQTGPEHLSGFLTTSITYKYAPKWMAYMEMQARSIEQFKTIDYYEIKGGTGYNFNENSQALIGIGRYATYKQKSLSQEELRLWLQYTFSHAVSRIDFDHRLRAEQRFFHQLKTAQRTNDQRYRYRLSATIPVNKKRVIAKTFFVNAFNELFLGPKENAFKRNRVYSGAGYQFNGNIGMTAGYLWQRELSPVGNRSLHFIQLAANIVIDRWADKDKRIFVPVID
- a CDS encoding ATP-binding protein, with amino-acid sequence MNRIRHLFLLTSVFFFFFCRSLCAQYMLGDTLLRQLQQPGLPISQQAQVMAQLAALYVKSDSQKGRDYGRRALELARRSGDAAVQSYVFSYLSNVYFSTESDTATAQAVDSALWYAGQTKNRMVRGLAWYRKGWLQNIENRPEEAVQSWHQALDYLEGLPEGARLRAGIYYLYFGIYSEREDLDKEQLYARLALQQAQQAGEEELLSSAWQINGTAYLDCYEKGAHKDPALLDSALYAFKNSATFLLHSSYGPTNRDPAILSALFTAQVYMDHFPPSKDTVVKYVNLALANITDTLREKRMLINCYTMLSKYALQEGKRAQAEQMLLRAQASFNAMDPPDYYVAEQLYEGLAILAEQKGDPVKALAYYKQYLSYYKKEFDTRRIETIHRLEARYQAEKKEKEIVLLKQQEAFRRKQNQLYLGIAAIAIAGLSFLFLAYHFRLRYSLQREKLLRQEKEEARLQSRLKEEEAARLRLEKHEAELQSRLQQEEAARLQAEQQLLKAQQEQMQKELLAGALQVEHKNELLQGLKEKLLAQPGSEAALRQLEKIVHEESRVDEDFEKVRSEFKDLHPEFFNRLQQQAEQKLTSLDLKYCAYIYMQLSTKQIASLLHVEPKSVRMTKYRIKQNWDWDGKKGWKSSWAGYCKKEEGSLLQQNESFSTQPPAFLKFASCDWYPSDAVP
- a CDS encoding FeoA family protein: MEQEKDLLLSELKPGQRARIQKFTTEDIFLKLMEMGCLPGEEIEVIKIAPLHDPISISVAGYTLSLRLDEARFIVVDTIN